The region gtaaagaatttttgtgagtttatttgagccaaactgtcgacatatgctgggaagcagaacctcaacgaattgagatagtgctccggagaatggcggggttatatccgtatttatacatttgcaatcaaaggagggacttaggtgggttacatgaaattcattggtgacagactAAGGAGGAGGGATTAAGTGTGGggggggaacccctgggattggataaaaagtaaaatgatggacacatacttaggtgggtgcaggatcaattaacatgataatgaaggaatttgtagtatctgttctgggacccagcacatttggttgtgccccaggggctccagataaagggaagtcacaagttacccagacatttcaagcgtatgttatagatgcaaaaagacagataggctcagttaaggtaaaggttgaccttgtcagtgaagatactggcccaggacgtaactgcccaccataactgcttttagttaaagtttaatttcagaccatcctttgtggttactttaggtctctgagtttgcaagactgccatgcaggcctcccctgagcttgtcaggtcagcatatggccccttccgtccacagtagcattaagtacattcacatgaAGACGGAGTAGGCAGTgggtgccagggcctgggggagagtGAGTGTTTAATGGGACAGGAggttcagtttgggaagatgaaaggaCTGTGTGGGTGGACGGTGGTGAGTGCTGCACAACAATGAATGTGCCTAAAACCACTGACCTGTGCACTTGACAATTGCTaagatggtacattttatgttgtGGATATGTTATTATtacaagaagaggaggaggagggggagcaggagggggaggaggggggaaagagggggaggaggaggagagggaagaggaggaggaaaagggggggggagggggaggaggagttcATGCTAGATCTATGGCTACCTCTTTCATCGCCAAAGTGATGAAAAAAGCAAACCAGAGCTGTGAGACCACTCAGACCAAAGGCCTTGTCCCTGCAGAGAGTCCCAGCTCCGCCCCAGGGACGATGACAATGACCTTCAGGATGAAGCCgccaccctcccaggccttctccCAGGACCTGCCCTGCAGCTTCAGCGTCTCCCGGCTTGGGCAGCCGCGCCCCGCCCAGGAATTCACCACTCACTGGCACCTAAGTTGCTGGCGGCTGCAGCTCCTTCAGGCTCTCAGGTTTTCACTCCGCAGCCAGAGCCCTGCCAGAGGCCACCGCTGCGGGTACCAGATAGGATCACGGCGGCGCTGACCCACCAGAGCCACCTGAACCCCCTGGACCGCTGGCCCACCCGAGACCACATGGAGGCGCAGGGACACGAAGACCCGGGGGGCGCGCTGCGGGAAATGGTGAGTGgggaccccgcccccctcacctccctcctggccctcccGGTGCTTCACCCCTTCCCGggccagggatgggggtggggacatgCGGGTGCCCTGCTGTAGGGGGCAGCCCGGCAGTGCCCCCCACCCACACTCCTGCTGGCAGAGACCAGGAAGCACAtttaagcagcggttctcaacctgtgggtcacgacccctttggcgatcgaacgaccctttcacaggggtcgcctaagaccatcctgcatatcagatatttacattacgattcatgacagtagcaacactacagttatgaaagcaacgaaaatgattttatggttgggtcgcaatatgaggaactgtatttaaagggccagaaggttgagaaccactgattaaaGGCTGGTGCCTATGTCTTGTTAAAAAGAATTTGTCAGATGTTGGTACTTAAACCTTTTTCCCCAGGAAGGCAAAACCCACTCAAGGAAGGAaacagctgctggcagctggcagcagtCTTCACACAGAAATGCAGGTTCTAGATTGCAGGTtcctgatagatcctcccttcccccaactggtgggcggggtatgacataacctgcagcccagaaatacctgagtgactaaccaggtaccttatatggactatacattggaccaccaatccacacctgccaaacaccctaagcccttgtcctatatggacaatgcagtaagccaccaatcagtgtgcgccgagtacactaagccccccaccccttcccattccacccctcaaaaggcgtgcccacccctgcacgtgttgctgtcttccccttgtgaggcagcccggcgggtgcttctcctctaataaagcctgtagtcctggttttagtCCTCCATCTGATCTTTCAGTTCCCTACTCTGTGGAGATAATCCTTGAGATTTCATTTGCAAAGTATGAAGCAACATGTAAAGGTGGCCTGCCTTCCTGGCAGTGGTGGCATTTCTGTGAGACATTCCTGCCATGCTGATCCCAACTAATGACCCCTAGTAAGTAAGGGGGCAGAGGCCGCCTGTGTCCAGGCTGTCCGCTCCTGTGAGAAGGCTCTGAGGAGCCCAGGGTGACTAAGGTGTTGCCTGTTGTATTCCGGACATTGTAGTCCTGGTGCTCACGTGTAGGTGTAGAATCCTTGTTGGGTGAGTttctgtgtgtggtgtgaggtaggggcTGGCCTGCTTAGTCATTTATGTACTTGGTCCTCAATGTCCCTCACTACTAGTTGAAAAGACTTTCCTTGTCAGAAATTAACTATATATGTGGACGATTCTAGTCCATGATGCTTAAAATGCCCCATATCAAgagtaaatgttatatatattcaGTTGTCCTATGGTTTATTTTTTCAGGCAGAAAGTCTATTTCAGGAACTTCAAGAACATTTTCAAGCTCTAACTGCAACATTAAACCTCAGAAATATCCTTTTCCATCTTATAGCAAATACTGAGATGCTTTGAACTGTTAAATTACCATGGAATCTCTTTTCAGTGGAGATTTGTTGACCTCGGATTTCCTTGCATCCTGATGTAATTACCAGGCAGGTAATTTCTTCCTGCTTGACCGGCAGAACAGGGCATTTTGTGTGGCAATAAAATATGTGGACACACTGCACATGACTCCCCAGTGGGCCAAGCCCTATAAAAATCGGCAGTCTGCTAGGTAATGTCATACTCTATGTACTCAGAAACCGGCAGACAGAACACAGAAGGCCTCCGACATAGGGTGTTACACCTGGCTCCCCTatctgtttggtttggttttataaCTTGAGCAGCTCACTGTTTTGTTAAGACATGAATTCAAACACAATTAGAATAGAATGTTTGTTTCCAGTTGGAGCAAATTCAGACAAGGGTAACATCTGCCCTACTTGAGCTCCTTAAAAATTGTGCAAAGTATTTGCACATGGAACTTGCAATTTCTGATTCTGTAGCTGGGTTCCCAcagatgggaaaaaatgattcttaGAGATATGATAAAGTTAAACTGAGTTAATGTCCATTATGTTTACATCCTCATTAGAGTTTAGTTAAGACATACCAGAGTAACACACATCCCTGAGTCTGTGTCCTCGCAGGGGAGCCAAGTTTCAGAGCCAAGCTCACATTCAGAGGCTAGAGACATCCTACACAAACCTCAGGGAAGTCTCTGCACTGACCCCCAGATGTCTTACAAGTTGCCCGCCCAGGGTATGTGTCAGACCCCCAGCTGGGCTGCAGGTTGAAGCAGGGCTTTCTGGCCACGGGCTCTGGGCTCCTTAACGTGGAACTGGGAGAAATGGGAAACCGCCTCCAGGACTTGCAGAAGAATGTGAATGCCTTAATGGTGCAAGCTGGGATCAACAATGCTATCAAAGAACAAACGGTAAGACCATTACTAGGAAACTAAATAAGTTTACTTCGTGCAGACCTTGTGATTGCTTTCATCTTGAGAAATGCAATCCCATATTTGGTCACTGTGGGAATTCTGCCTCTGTACTAGATGAGAAACCTTCAGGAAGAACAAGCCTCGCACAAATGCTCCTTTCTAAATAGACCCACTTAAACACTCTGTCATACTTCCTTTAaaagtgtacattttaaatgaaacactttattatttaaaaattgaatctaaaaatttttaaatataataaatattggaTTTTACTCAAGTACCTATTGGCCCTCACCCCTCAGATTAATCTTTAGTCAAAACACAAATTATGATGATTTAGACATTGGAGATTATAACTACCAGTTTCTGTTTGAAACCACATATTCATGGAaccatttaaagaagaaatgttgCATTAAGCCCTCAACCCACTGCCAGAGTCTGGAGGATCCCACCCAGTCCCACCATGCAAACATTTCTTTTCCAGTGGAATTTTGCACTGAATCTTGAGATGCAAATAAATGCTTAGCTTCAGATCTCAGACTGAATTTATGTCCATGTGATGTATGTGGAGATGCACAACTTTATTAAGATATGTATGCATGTTCTACTGACATACTATTCTGACTATATgagcatattttaataattagatGCCTTCGTTTTTCttgttttcccatttctttgACAATTGTCATCCTAAGTCATCTGGCAAATTATCTGTAGCTATCCTGCTAAATCAGAGCTAGTTCACTTATCCTATCTACATCTGGAATTCCAGTAGAAAGATAGCTGTCCCATGTCCTGCTACTCATGAGCACTCCTCTGAAATTCTGCCTGTAGGATGAAAATACACCTTTCCCTATTAAGGTTGCATCAGACAGGGCCACCTGCCCAGCAGTCCTGTCTAGGCCTACTGGACGCTAAGCCCTCCACATCTGAGGGCTAATTGGTGATAAGCCAGTGCCTGAAAGAAGGACCAGTGGGCCAATTTCTGCAGGATCCTGAGTTGGCACACTGCCAGGCACAGGATGGCTGTTTGACAACTTTGTCCCTTCCCTTCATCACCTGCACTCCAGCAGGGTTTTAAATTTGGTCAAACCCACTAAATATGAGGCATCAAATTAAATGGTTAAGTATCAAAACTTcactctttttaatatttttaaattgattttagagggatagagacagaggtatatatatatatagatagatagagagagagagagagagagagagagagagagagagagagagagagaacattgatcagttgcctcccaaaggtgtctgggccagggatcaaacctgtaacctaggtatgtgccctgaccaggaattgaacccacaacctttcagtatatgggacaatgttccaaccaactgagccacactgaccagggcaagaCTTCATCTTTTTATGCACATATAGTCATCATTTAAAGCAGCACAAGAGAAGGCCAGGTATCTAAATGTTTGTTCAAAACTGTTaatgttttttacattaaaaGAAAGACCTAAATAAGTTGTAATCTGCTTGGCTAAATCTGTGCTTGTTGGTGACACTAGGTCAGGCCTCGTGTCATGGGTTTCAGTGGATTCTGCAAACCCCCTAAACAAGTTCCtgttgggggtgggtggtgacTGGGAGGAGAGTCCATGACCCAAAATGTTAAAAACTACTGTTCTGTATTCTAAAAGATCTGGCTGTTTTCCCCTTCCACAGTAAATGTAACACTTTTCCCATGTTTACTTCAACACAGACAGGAGTGAGCTCTCTGGACACCTGTGACCCGGGTGATGGAATGTCAATGCTAATTGATGCGAAGCACACTGTTCACTCACCTTGATGGTGAGTCCACCTTGACTCCATCTGACTAAAATGCAAGTCACTTAACATTATGTTTTTCTATAAACTGAATTTTTCCTATACAAATGTTCTGGTAATTACAGGTATATTCATTGAAAGCTTAGATTCCAGTTTTTTTTAACTGTACATTAATTCATATATAAGTAAATCTTACCTCTTTCCAATCTTTTTTCTTACACCTGCACTTACACTTGAAAATGTGATCAAATGAAAACTGCTTTTTGAGTTATAACCTACATAACTTGAGTTCTGATTTTCGTagttaaaaaatcattttggtaatattagaaattaaaaaaaaacacaggcaaTGTGATAAGAATGTAATTCCAAAGATAACTGACACAACAAAAGGTGTTTGCTGcctggcccacgtggctcagtggttgagcatcgacccatgaatcagaagatcacagttctattcccagtcagggcacatgcccaggtttccgagCTTGATCCCTaagaggaggcatgcaggaggcagctgatcattgattctctctcatcagtgcttctctctatccctctcccttcctctctctaaaatcgataaaaacattattttttaaagtgtatgattcgctgatttttaaatacatttactaAGTTGTACAACCTCACCACAATCTAATATTAGAACATTTccagcacccacccaccccaaaccTATCTGTTTGCAGTCAGTACCTCTTCCCACCCTGACCAACCACTAATCTACCTTCTATCTCTGTAGATTTGTCTTTTCTGGATGTTTCCAATAAGTGGAATCAGACAATATAAGGACTTCTACATCcatcttctttcacttagcatcaataaaataaaaataaaaaaagatgtttgCTGAATGGCAGAATGTCTCCCTCAATCCACACCATTTTGTAAATCACACAAGAAAAGCATGAGCTGTGAttcaaatttttttctgaattaaattctatatagatcttttttttttttttaaagatcataagCAGTTTTCTGGTGTAGGTTGCTttctatatgttttttaattgatttttttttttttagagagagaggaagagacagggagagatagaaacattgccGAGAAACATCaccatcaactggctgcctcctgcatgccacccactggggattgagcctgcaacctgggcatatgccctgaccaggaatcgaaccagtgatctctttggtgcatgggctgacgttcaaccactgagcagacCAGCTGAGCAGAAGTTGCTTTTTAAATGGCTGCATCACTTTGTTACCAGAAAATCAGTGGGCCAGATTTCCCAGACACTAGTGGGCATGAGATTCTTGGGGTACCGCTGAAAtagcattttcagaagcccccatgggagaatgagatgtggtaaAAAGCTGTGTTTGGAGTTACTTTCCTTGTGTTATAAAGTCTCATGTCCCTTAACCTAATTCTGAAAAAGGTACAGCTGGGAGTTCAGCAAAACCAAGAGCAAGGCCAGTGTCCCAAGCTTCAGATCCATGTTGCAGctggtccagttcagcatcaggctaattAAAGTCCGtcagtccattgtgtggagcCCAGTGCTGAGGCCCATGGGCGAATGCAGGGGAAGGTGCCCCCTGccatgggaggggcaggagcgCAGGCATGCATCAGAGGCAAGGACCAAGAGAGGGAACTTCTtttgttcagaagtttaaatattcaggtttcatGCCCTTGTagtggccacacctattctggccactaatttgttctcaggtgtgactgacagacaccTTCCCAAGTCactcagactttactgggcatgtgtgtCAACTGCCTTTGTCCATTTCCTTCCCCCATCAATCGgtggggaacagacttggagagtattaAATTAACAAAGCTgtgtaaatggcatgcctattatctagtcttccctttactcctttcctattaagtaataaccaggttattattacaatggtatcaagTCACCATTTCCAGTCACAGTGTTTATTGAAGACTAATGTTAATCTGTCTAGTCCAGACAGGCTCTGATAGCAACACCCTCCAAACCAAACTAATTTAAACCAAGAAGGCAGGTGAACCAGAAGCACTGCTGACTCCCGAGGTAACCCTCACCTCTCACCCCACTGGAGGCAGTTAGCAATTAGATCTTTGTAGGTTATGGAGAAACGCTTTCAAATAATTATCCAATTCCCTTTTATCTGAGCCAGAGTAAAATAAACATTATCACCCCCAAAAGGGGTCAGTTGTAGGCTCTACtgtaaaaaataacattattccTGCATATAAAATAAATCATAGTCTTCATTTAAAAGTCAAAATCAACTACAGTTggccctagcccagccgtgggcaaactacggcccacgggccggatccggcccgtttgaaatgaataaaactaaaaaaaaaaaaaaaagaccgtacccttttatgtaatgatgtttactttgaattaatattagttcacacaaacactccatccatgcttttgttccggccctccggtccagtttaagaacccattgtggcccttgagtcaaaaagtttgcccacccctgccctagccagtttggctcagtggatagagcatcactctgaggactgagaggtcctggactgaaaggtcctgggtttgattcccgtcacgAGCAtgtaccccggttgcaggctcctccctggcctaggccctcgttggggcttgtgcagaaggcaaccaatcgatgtctttccctctctctaaaaatcaatggaaaaatatccttggggggcTGGTTGCTCCAGGTGTGCTCCCCACACAAGCACCAGTGCTCCTAACACATGCTTGGATGATCCCAACCACCCACCAGCATGCTTCTGGGATAGAATTAGAAGAGAAGCTTGAGAATGATAAGACTGATTGAAGGGTCATGGATCATAGACTCCACAGAGAATACAGTATGTTTAAAGTACATGAGATGTAATATCAGAAGGAACAAAAAGCttcctttttaatcctcatccaagaatactttttccccattgatttttagatagagttggaagggagggaggtggggggagagggcgagggggagagagagagagaaagaaacatcgattggttacctcccatacacactccaaccagggctggggctcaaacctgcaactgaggtacgtgcccttgaccaggaatcaaaccctcaaccctttgttCCGTGGGCCGACACTCCAACCACGGAGCCAAATAGGACAGGGCAGCAGCTTACTCTGTATTTAAAAGGAAGGCCCTCCCCCATCCCAATTATTTTATTGCACTTTATTCTTGTAGTGTGTATTCCTTCTGAACTTAAGCCATTAGATTCTGctgtgggttgaattgtgccccttctcccctcaggGCCTCAGAATGACCTTATGTGGAGATAGGGCTGTTGTAGATGTAATCAGTTAAGATGAAGTCATGCTGGAGTTGAGCAGCCCTGagccaatgactggtgtccttataaaaaggggacacCTGGACACAAACACAACTCAGGGAAAAGGCCTGGAGAATATGAAGGCTCAGTGCGGTGTGGGTGGGGACAGGGTTAGGGAAGAGGCACCTGGGTCCCAGATGTCCCGTCTCCAGACTGGTGAGACACACATTTCCGGTCCTCTGTTCCAGCAGCCCCGGACACACATAGCTTCCACTGCCAAGTGTGCAAAACagggcagcccagcctggccagtgtggctcaatggttaagcatcaacccatgaaccaggaggtcacagtttgattcccagtcagggcatgtgcccgagttgtggattcgatccccagatcggcatgcaagaggcagctgatcaatgactctctctcatcatagatgtttctctctccctctcccttcctctctctgaaaatctcTGAAAAAAcgtattacaaaaaaaaaaaaacagcagccCACAGACCCCCTGAACTTCACTCCAATGGTAAAGAATCAAGTTTTTACTTCCAAAACCAGTAatccatataaaaaataaaccatcaGGACTTTCCCATGATTGTGTATTTGTTTAGTTCAGCTAGATATTTACAGATATTTGCGAATATAAAAGTACAGTAGCCTGGCCAACTCCAGCTTGAGGCTGTGCAGccctcctgtccctccccagACTCCTCCTCAAAGGCTTCAGAGTCCACAGTGTCTCCGCGTGAAAGTGACTCCCTGGGCAAACCCCCGCGCCTGGGGACAGGCACTCAGTATCGGTACTTCGTAGAGTAGTCCTTCGGGGACACGACCAGGCCACGGCCTTTGCGGGCGCCCCGGTACACGGTCTCAATGATATCGATCATCTCCTGCTTGTCCTCCATGGCCCAGTTGATCTTGTTGTTGTTGCCAGTGCCCAGGTCAATCATGATGTGCTTGTTCCTGCAGAGGAAACAGGCAAGGCTTATCAGAGCGTCTAGaagggccctggttgggtagctcagtagGTTAGAGAGTTGTCCcagtatgccaaggttgcaggtttgatacccagtcagtgcacatgcatgaataagtgaaactaaaaatcactatttttttttaagcctctaCAAGGGACCCCATGAAGAATGTCTGTTTCCCACTGTTACAGCTTTGGTTACTTGGCTCAGACTTGACTCTGACATGTGGCAACCAGCAGGGCAGCTGCCATGTCTGTCTGAGCCCCCCATGTTTCCACTGCCCAGAATGCACTACTAGTAAGCTGCCTGTCTAGAAGCAGATGGAGCCCTAGCCACAGCCAGCGAGTAGAGGTCTCAGACTCACGACCACAAAACGGGATTCAGCCAACTACCTAGGTGAGCCATATGGCTTCTTCCCTGACTGCCTTTGAGAGACTCCAAGGAAACCTGCAGAACCTGCCCGGACGAGGACCTGCAGAACCCTGAGCTCACAAATGGTGCTTTCTGCCACAGAACTTGTGCTAACTTGTTCCACAGAATATGAAGCTAATACACACCCTACACAGTCCACCTGGACCTTCCTCACTAACAGGGGCTCTACTTGTGAAGTGAACGTTAATACTGCTACCCACCAACTTTTGTAGTAACTATGAAATTTTGGCAAGTATAGCAATATTAAAGGGTTATTTCTTTCCTAATTAACCTTCCAGAACAGAGTTATTTTTGTACTCATGATGTTACTTAACTTGATTACATAAATCCCATCAAACATATGTGGCACCTGCATCAGACCCCTGGGTATGCAGCCAGTACATTCCTGCGTTTTCCTTTGAAGCAAAGCCCGTACATTGTGGATACAAATTTGTCTGAGGCAATTAGGGAAATTCGATTCTTCATGCCAATAACTCATTGACTAGGGTCCACACAGAATGTTTTAGCTGATAAAATGATCTTGTGTTTATAAGCAAATAAATTAAGAACAGGTTTTTCCTCTTAGGTATCACAAAGAACATTAAATAGTGTCAtgatatcatattttaaaatagacatagagttattttaaaacagaCATTTTTCATCAACAGATTATTTAAAGGTACCTTAAAGTTAATAAGAATGTTTTCCCTTTAATTACACTTCATCTAGGTTTCTGGGCAAAGTTACTTCAAAAGGTAATTTATCACTGAGTAAATGATAAAACTacaattgtttaaaaattattgaaagatcACATTAATTGCCTGGTGATACAATCTGTATGTGATATGACTACATAATGACTTCCTTCCAAGTAAGAGAATCTAAAGGCATCTCGTTTACATTAAATATCCAGACCAACAATTTCAATTTAAACAACAACTTTAAGAGAAAAggagtaccccccccccccccaaaaaaaaagagaaaaggagcccagccagcatggctcagtggttgaggatcgacCCAGGAAACatagaggtcactggttcaattcccagtcagggcacatgcctggggctgtgggctcaatccccagtggggggatgtgcaggaggcagccaatcaatgattctctctcatcactgatatttctatttctttctcccttccactctgaaatcaataaaaatataaagaggaCAATTTAAATAACAAGTTTGAGAGAAGCGGACGTACCTGAAGAAAAACATGACAGTACATGGATCGTATAACTCATACATTTTGTTGAAATCAGGTACTTCTGTAATATCCACAAGATAAATAACTGCAAAATTTTTAACCTAAaagtaaagaatattttaaaaaacttaaaataaaaatcaattttttaaattctgtaaaaGCACATTAAAAACGAAAACAATTATCTGTATATAACAAAACAATTTTCAAGCTCTCCAACATTTTCCCAGTAGAgttaacacagaaaaataattcaacaaGCTCAGGATACCGAGCAAATAATTGGCTATTTACAactccctttaacatttttttagaaTAGCAAGTTACAAGAGCCTTCACAAAATATCCACAGACATATTATTCATGCTGATCTAGCAATAATCTATATGATCTTTTCCAAATGTATACTTTTACTAATACTTAATCACATGCATTGAACAACTGCTTTCCAACAAGTCATACATTCCCCATGTACTTGGGTTTGAACTCTTGTAAATAGTAACAAACTACTACTCCAAATAATATCGTATAtaactaattttctttaaatgcaCATTCATCAGAGAAGATTTAGAAAACCcaaagaactaaaaataaaatcaccttcAATCCCAGCAAAAACTTAATTACTGCAAAAGTATTTTTAGTACGTTCTTTCCCATTTTTCCTCCAACTGAGTCATGCAGCCAAGGCTCctggtatatatattttaaactgtttTAACAAAATGTGATCATATAGTGATCATACTACAATATTTACTACATTGCTTAAATTACAAGCATTCTCTTATATAAGCATTCTTTtatggctatcctatataataaaagtgtaatatgcaaattgactgaacagcggaacaacctgtcattatgatgcacactgaccaccatggggaagatgctcaacacaggagctgccccctggtggtcagtgtgctccaaaaTGGGGAACAcctctcagccacaagccgggctgactgCAGGCGAGTACAGCCACCCACCTCCAAAGCagcactaagccatcagtcggacttCCCCCTCAAAGGCTCCCGGAgtgaaagggcgcaggctgggctgagggaccgcccaccgccccgtgcacaaatgtcatgcactggacctctagtattaaataattagTTCATCAAATGTCTATGCCATTACTTTacctttcttctgtttctttctggTTTTTCATGActataaataattcattttcattAATATCAATTATTCCCCTGTGAACATTCTAATCCTTAAATTGGTGCACACATTCATTATTTTCTAAGGCTAAATTCCTAAAATAGAATTTCTAGAATAAAGAACATGACATTTTAAAGGCTCCTtataaatacaggggtgggcaaaagcaggtttatagttgtaatacaagtaaatctataataataaaagggtaatatgctaattagacggacgttcttccttccggacaaagccgcagtgggcagctgtggcagcggcaggcggggactgggaccaaggcccttgcacaaattttgtgcatcaagcctctagtacagaggttctcaacctgtgggtcgcgacccctttgggggtcgaaggaccctttcacaggggtcgcctaagacaatggaaaaacacatatataattacatattgtttttgtgattaatcactatgctttaattaggttcaatttgtaacaatgaaattgggggtcaccacaacatgaggaactgtattaaagggtcacggcattaggaaggttgagaactactgctctagtaCAACAATAATAATgcaagtcctggctggtgtggctcagttagttgagcactgtcccaggcaccaaaaggttaccagtttgattcctggtcagggcacacacccagtttGGGGCttcacccccagtagggggcatgcaggaggcagtcagtcaatgtttctcacatccatg is a window of Myotis daubentonii chromosome 8, mMyoDau2.1, whole genome shotgun sequence DNA encoding:
- the TXNL4A gene encoding thioredoxin-like protein 4A isoform X1 translates to MSYMLPHLHNGWQVDQAILSEEDRVVVIRFGHDWDPTCMKMDEVLYSIAEKVKNFAVIYLVDITEVPDFNKMYELYDPCTVMFFFRNKHIMIDLGTGNNNKINWAMEDKQEMIDIIETVYRGARKGRGLVVSPKDYSTKYRY
- the HSBP1L1 gene encoding heat shock factor-binding protein 1-like protein 1 isoform X2 — translated: MEAQGHEDPGGALREMAESLFQELQEHFQALTATLNLRMGEMGNRLQDLQKNVNALMVQAGINNAIKEQTTGVSSLDTCDPGDGMSMLIDAKHTVHSP
- the HSBP1L1 gene encoding heat shock factor-binding protein 1-like protein 1 isoform X1, encoding MEAQGHEDPGGALREMAESLFQELQEHFQALTATLNVELGEMGNRLQDLQKNVNALMVQAGINNAIKEQTLWLLGSDLTLTCGNQQGSCHVCLSPPCFHCPECTTSKLPV
- the HSBP1L1 gene encoding heat shock factor-binding protein 1-like protein 1 isoform X4; its protein translation is MEAQGHEDPGGALREMAESLFQELQEHFQALTATLNLRMGEMGNRLQDLQKNVNALMVQAGINNAIKEQT
- the HSBP1L1 gene encoding heat shock factor-binding protein 1-like protein 1 isoform X3, whose translation is MEAQGHEDPGGALREMAESLFQELQEHFQALTATLNVELGEMGNRLQDLQKNVNALMVQAGINNAIKEQTTGVSSLDTCDPGDGMSMLIDAKHTVHSP
- the TXNL4A gene encoding thioredoxin-like protein 4A isoform X2; translated protein: MYELYDPCTVMFFFRNKHIMIDLGTGNNNKINWAMEDKQEMIDIIETVYRGARKGRGLVVSPKDYSTKYRY